A window of the Henckelia pumila isolate YLH828 chromosome 3, ASM3356847v2, whole genome shotgun sequence genome harbors these coding sequences:
- the LOC140889277 gene encoding uncharacterized protein, whose protein sequence is MLEIGECDFGSGANQIGNLQRAGATRWSSHYDLVKSFIGMYSANCKFFEVFSENSPNRRAKAEVRGIYRNIARFEYVFIFHLMHKIIRTTDTLCQIIPRKSQDILAYVYVINYHPGKAKGMADALSRKSVGLEHLTVQKPLLMEMQRFDLEFVT, encoded by the coding sequence ATGTTGGAAATTGGAGAATGTGATTTTGGAAGTGGGGCCAATCAGATTGGTAATTTGCAACGAGCTGGAGCTACTCGTTGGAGTTCTCATTATGACTTGGTAAAAAGCTTTATAGGTATGTACTCTGCAAATTGTaaattttttgaagtttttagtGAAAATTCTCCAAATAGAAGAGCTAAGGCTGAAGTTCGAGGGATTTACAGAAATATCGCAAGATTTGAATATGTGTTCATTTTTCATTTGATGCATAAAATTATAAGAACAACAGATACTCTTTGTCAAATTATTCCAAGAAAGTCTCAAGACATTTTGGCCTACGTCTATGTGATTAACTATCATCCAGGGAAGGCCAAGGGGATGGCTGATGCACTGAGCAGGAAGTCAGTAGGGTTGGAACACTTGACAGTCCAGAAACCGTTGTTGATGGAGATGCAGAGGTTCGACTTGGAGTTTGTGACTTGA